Proteins encoded together in one Planctomyces sp. SH-PL14 window:
- a CDS encoding alpha/beta hydrolase, which produces MPVLSLSRAFALTATLAGLLGAWPAIAEEPLPTVAVSLPRTEQFDVTSRKDLTYRIFVSLPNGKPKEAGAPVVYLTDANADFPVVAAAARRLSQGDPVGAIVVGIGYPEADPRIHQDRRYYDLVGPASEEFLKTLPGGGAGRKTGGNDQFLAFIEEELKPRIESRYQIDRTRQTLFGHSFGGLFTLHALFTRPEAFQNYVASSPSIWWFHEAILDEERSFLERQRKQPAPARLMITGGAWEETPPPNADPARIAMLKPRKMVSNARAMTERLSSAQVEGLSVLFREFPEEDHGSVLLPAASRGMRFALDRSK; this is translated from the coding sequence ATGCCAGTTCTCTCCCTGTCCCGAGCCTTCGCTTTGACCGCCACTCTCGCGGGACTGCTGGGAGCGTGGCCGGCGATCGCCGAAGAGCCGCTTCCGACCGTCGCCGTCTCGCTGCCTCGAACCGAGCAGTTCGACGTCACGTCGCGGAAGGACCTGACATACCGGATCTTCGTGTCGCTTCCCAACGGGAAGCCGAAGGAGGCGGGAGCCCCGGTGGTCTACCTGACCGATGCCAACGCCGACTTCCCGGTCGTGGCCGCGGCCGCCCGGCGGCTGTCGCAGGGAGATCCCGTCGGAGCGATCGTCGTCGGGATCGGCTATCCGGAAGCCGATCCGCGAATTCATCAGGACCGGCGGTACTACGACCTGGTCGGCCCCGCGTCGGAGGAGTTCCTCAAGACGCTGCCGGGGGGAGGTGCCGGTCGAAAGACGGGGGGAAACGACCAGTTCCTCGCGTTCATCGAGGAGGAACTCAAGCCGCGGATCGAAAGTCGATACCAGATCGACCGGACGCGACAGACGTTGTTCGGACACTCGTTCGGCGGCCTGTTCACCCTGCACGCGCTGTTCACGCGTCCGGAGGCCTTCCAGAACTACGTCGCCTCGAGCCCGTCGATCTGGTGGTTCCACGAAGCGATCCTGGACGAAGAGCGGTCGTTCCTCGAGCGGCAGCGGAAGCAGCCAGCTCCCGCCCGGCTGATGATCACTGGCGGCGCATGGGAGGAGACGCCTCCGCCGAACGCCGACCCGGCCCGCATCGCGATGCTGAAGCCGAGGAAGATGGTTTCGAACGCCCGAGCGATGACGGAGCGACTCTCTTCCGCACAGGTCGAGGGGCTGTCCGTCCTGTTCCGCGAGTTCCCGGAAGAGGACCACGGTTCGGTCCTGCTCCCCGCCGCGAGCCGCGGGATGCGATTTGCGCTGGACAGGTCGAAGTGA
- a CDS encoding DUF1559 domain-containing protein, translating into MTREFHSRRGFTLIELLVVIAIIAVLVAILLPAVQQAREAARASQCKNNLKQIGLALHNYESTHGLFPPMRQTNAGGVSGVINGWGLMVLPFIDQGAIYDKFNMNLPWYASEADTPSSMNLKMSQSRLAVYRCPSAIERDAMPAPTPTAVALEAATTWPTAATSTSDLGVAGIRKTAASDYTALFGGGGYGRPLVDAANVISIVAGATDPQYTLEKARRIADITDGPTQTFLIVELAGRPLHFIKGKQQNGPTTITGAPTSVTAAYADRKYTQPPWSDWGSGPSNAMAFFDYSGMEGRLTNGASAGCAVNCNNICGIYGFHPQGANVVMCDGSVHFLAEAISASVVSQMMYVNDGRAAKEF; encoded by the coding sequence ATGACAAGAGAATTTCATTCCCGGCGTGGCTTCACGCTCATCGAGCTGCTGGTCGTCATCGCGATCATCGCCGTCCTGGTCGCCATCCTGCTGCCCGCCGTACAGCAGGCCCGCGAGGCCGCCCGCGCCTCGCAGTGCAAGAACAATCTCAAGCAGATCGGTCTCGCACTCCATAACTACGAAAGCACGCACGGTCTTTTCCCCCCGATGCGACAGACGAACGCCGGCGGCGTCAGCGGAGTCATCAACGGCTGGGGGCTGATGGTGCTGCCATTCATCGACCAGGGGGCGATCTATGACAAGTTCAACATGAACCTCCCCTGGTATGCGTCCGAAGCCGATACCCCCAGCTCGATGAACCTGAAGATGTCCCAGTCCCGGCTGGCGGTCTATCGCTGTCCGTCGGCGATCGAGCGGGACGCCATGCCCGCCCCCACCCCGACGGCCGTCGCCCTGGAAGCGGCGACGACCTGGCCCACGGCGGCCACGTCGACAAGCGACCTGGGAGTCGCCGGAATCCGCAAGACGGCCGCTTCCGACTACACCGCACTCTTCGGAGGGGGCGGGTACGGGAGGCCTCTCGTCGACGCCGCGAACGTCATCAGCATTGTCGCGGGAGCGACCGATCCGCAATACACGCTCGAGAAAGCCCGCCGCATCGCCGACATCACCGACGGTCCGACGCAGACCTTCCTGATCGTGGAGCTCGCCGGACGGCCGCTGCACTTCATCAAGGGGAAGCAGCAGAACGGCCCCACGACGATCACCGGGGCTCCGACCTCCGTGACGGCGGCTTATGCCGACCGGAAGTACACGCAGCCCCCCTGGTCCGATTGGGGAAGCGGCCCTTCGAACGCGATGGCGTTCTTTGACTACTCGGGGATGGAGGGGCGGCTGACGAACGGCGCCTCGGCGGGATGCGCGGTCAACTGCAACAACATCTGCGGCATCTACGGATTTCACCCGCAGGGGGCCAATGTCGTCATGTGCGACGGGAGCGTCCACTTCCTGGCGGAGGCGATCTCCGCGAGCGTCGTGAGCCAGATGATGTACGTCAACGACGGCCGCGCCGCGAAGGAGTTCTAA
- a CDS encoding ABC transporter permease — MTFLSDVRDGLRTRGGSAIQAMGYLPLITLVVVSLGVVNTIAASVRARRWEFGVLRAVGVTRWRLSRLVLSEALLVGFVASVLSLAFGILVGWTCLGLIRYVSNPWFEGVATPLSVPWGALAVGYALTFVLCFLAALWPAISAGRSEPLALLQAGRGAA, encoded by the coding sequence GTGACTTTTCTCAGCGACGTCCGAGACGGCCTGCGGACCCGCGGCGGCTCGGCGATCCAGGCCATGGGCTACCTGCCGCTCATCACTCTCGTCGTCGTCTCGCTCGGGGTCGTCAACACGATTGCCGCCTCCGTCCGGGCACGGCGGTGGGAGTTCGGGGTCCTGCGCGCCGTCGGCGTCACGCGGTGGCGGCTCTCGCGGCTGGTCCTCTCGGAAGCGCTCCTCGTCGGCTTTGTCGCCAGCGTGCTCAGCCTCGCGTTCGGCATCCTCGTCGGTTGGACCTGCCTGGGACTGATCCGGTACGTCAGCAATCCCTGGTTCGAGGGAGTGGCAACGCCGCTCTCCGTGCCGTGGGGGGCGCTGGCGGTCGGCTACGCCCTGACCTTCGTCCTCTGTTTCCTCGCGGCTCTCTGGCCGGCCATCTCGGCCGGCCGGTCCGAGCCGCTCGCGCTCCTGCAAGCCGGAAGGGGGGCCGCATGA
- a CDS encoding ABC transporter permease has product MSLIWKLFVAQARQHKVRLALTAVAMIAAVGVVLWVVSAYEAIAARFDDQTAEFVGNYTAFVVPQSLDDALAPELVSAIQHDPAVEAANPVAQFRMSFRKAADPSAPPTPTTSPSPGPQGAAGPPRRTLGRMGPMIVGTEAGEPRYPLVDGRWLEAGTDSEAVVSSGVAEALSLKPGDTIEFRTKGGDVVALGVVGITEQVEEVESAMTRTKGGAPGGTNRGPASLCAYVPLSRIEALTGAAPRTNLVEIRLKPRSSLDSIAKSVAAATPASEIIRPEDVKAKLSSGFVAEGARKQAYFVTALSILASAFIIFTTLSMGVSERARQLAVLRAVGLRRPQVGALVLVEAVVLAVFGWIGGLAGGAALLKAIASASPQLFPKGVSMGAASILLTGGCSLAGALLASVFPIWKATRISPLEAMAPVATTPASARWYWGAGIISALLIALNPILVFLPGLPEKVRFALVLLVGAPTTVLGFILLAPLVVLLVERAFAPLVAGLLRLQTNLVRTQLSSNMWRSAGIAASLMLGLGLYTATQVWGWSMLGGFLPGRWTPGTIVKFQPGLDEAGIEKVRQTPGFKADQFLPIAVEQTRLLGDPFRSGERDSAVRQDNVSLIGLDADRAFGGETPLFTLDFVQGDRAAALGQLREGRNCLVPDTFLTYAGMKVGDRLGLIPPKKPTEAIEYTIVGIVKMPGSNWITKTSGIRKQSVRTAGLVFAPRQQVREDFALPAGEFFWANTEPDATKADLEERLRPLAPAAAPRGSRGGAATGGERSAAAAETASPAPRGERVAAEGSAPTGRGGPGTGPGAGPGSGRRGGGAGAGAAPAEEALVPNRFR; this is encoded by the coding sequence ATGAGCCTGATCTGGAAACTCTTCGTCGCGCAGGCCCGCCAGCACAAGGTCCGGCTGGCCCTGACCGCCGTCGCCATGATCGCGGCGGTCGGCGTCGTGCTGTGGGTCGTCTCGGCCTATGAGGCGATCGCCGCCCGGTTCGACGACCAGACCGCCGAGTTCGTCGGCAACTACACCGCCTTCGTCGTTCCGCAATCGCTCGATGACGCTCTCGCCCCGGAGCTGGTCTCCGCGATCCAGCACGATCCCGCGGTCGAGGCCGCAAACCCCGTCGCCCAGTTCCGGATGTCGTTCCGCAAGGCGGCCGATCCCTCCGCTCCTCCGACGCCGACCACCTCCCCCTCCCCCGGCCCGCAGGGGGCGGCGGGACCTCCGCGGAGGACGCTCGGGCGGATGGGGCCGATGATCGTCGGGACCGAGGCGGGCGAACCGCGGTATCCCCTCGTCGACGGCCGCTGGCTCGAAGCGGGAACGGATTCCGAAGCGGTCGTCAGCAGCGGCGTCGCCGAGGCTCTCTCGCTCAAGCCGGGAGACACGATCGAGTTCCGGACCAAAGGGGGCGATGTCGTGGCGCTCGGCGTCGTCGGGATCACCGAGCAGGTGGAAGAGGTCGAGTCCGCGATGACCCGGACCAAAGGGGGAGCGCCCGGCGGAACGAACCGCGGTCCCGCCTCGCTCTGCGCCTATGTCCCGCTGAGCCGGATCGAAGCACTCACGGGGGCCGCTCCGCGGACCAATCTCGTCGAGATCCGCCTGAAGCCCCGGAGTTCGCTCGACAGCATCGCGAAGAGCGTCGCGGCGGCGACTCCCGCCTCGGAGATCATCCGGCCCGAAGACGTGAAAGCGAAGCTCTCGTCGGGGTTCGTAGCGGAGGGGGCCCGCAAACAGGCCTACTTCGTGACGGCGCTGTCGATCCTCGCTTCGGCGTTCATCATCTTCACGACGCTCAGCATGGGGGTCAGCGAACGGGCCCGGCAGCTCGCGGTCCTGCGGGCCGTGGGGCTTCGCCGGCCGCAGGTCGGGGCCCTCGTTCTCGTGGAGGCGGTCGTCCTGGCGGTCTTCGGCTGGATCGGCGGACTGGCCGGAGGAGCCGCGCTCCTCAAGGCGATCGCCAGCGCCAGTCCGCAGCTCTTCCCGAAAGGGGTGTCGATGGGAGCCGCGAGCATTCTCCTGACAGGAGGCTGCTCGCTCGCCGGAGCGCTCCTGGCGTCGGTCTTCCCGATCTGGAAAGCGACCCGGATCAGTCCGCTCGAGGCGATGGCCCCGGTCGCGACGACGCCGGCCTCCGCTCGATGGTACTGGGGGGCGGGGATCATCAGCGCTCTCCTGATTGCGCTGAACCCGATCCTGGTCTTCCTGCCGGGGCTTCCCGAGAAGGTGCGGTTCGCCCTGGTCCTGCTGGTCGGTGCCCCGACGACCGTCCTGGGTTTCATTCTGCTGGCCCCGCTCGTCGTCCTGCTCGTCGAGCGGGCGTTCGCCCCGCTCGTCGCCGGCCTGCTCCGGCTCCAGACAAACCTGGTCCGGACGCAGCTCAGCTCGAACATGTGGCGGTCCGCCGGGATCGCGGCGTCGCTGATGCTGGGGCTCGGCCTCTACACCGCGACGCAGGTGTGGGGCTGGTCGATGCTCGGCGGCTTCCTGCCCGGCCGGTGGACCCCCGGAACGATCGTGAAGTTCCAGCCCGGTCTCGACGAAGCCGGAATCGAGAAGGTCCGGCAGACTCCGGGCTTCAAAGCCGACCAGTTCCTCCCGATCGCGGTGGAGCAGACGCGGCTTCTCGGCGACCCGTTCCGCAGCGGCGAGCGGGACTCCGCCGTCCGGCAGGACAACGTCTCGCTCATCGGTCTCGACGCGGACAGGGCGTTCGGCGGTGAGACGCCGCTGTTCACGCTCGACTTCGTCCAGGGGGACCGCGCCGCGGCCCTCGGCCAGCTCAGGGAGGGACGGAACTGCCTCGTCCCGGACACGTTCCTCACGTATGCCGGAATGAAGGTCGGCGATCGGCTGGGGCTGATCCCGCCGAAGAAGCCGACCGAGGCGATCGAGTACACGATCGTCGGCATTGTGAAGATGCCCGGCTCGAACTGGATCACCAAGACGTCGGGAATCCGCAAGCAGTCGGTCCGGACCGCGGGGCTCGTCTTCGCGCCGCGTCAGCAGGTTCGCGAGGACTTCGCTCTGCCGGCCGGCGAGTTTTTCTGGGCCAACACCGAACCGGACGCGACGAAAGCCGATCTCGAAGAGCGGCTTCGACCGCTGGCCCCCGCGGCAGCGCCGCGCGGGTCCCGAGGGGGAGCCGCCACGGGAGGCGAACGTTCCGCGGCAGCGGCCGAGACCGCGTCCCCCGCACCGCGCGGCGAACGCGTCGCGGCGGAGGGCTCCGCCCCGACGGGGCGCGGCGGTCCCGGAACCGGACCAGGCGCCGGGCCAGGCAGCGGTCGTCGCGGAGGCGGGGCGGGGGCGGGGGCGGCCCCGGCGGAGGAGGCCCTGGTTCCGAACCGGTTCAGGTGA
- a CDS encoding ABC transporter ATP-binding protein has protein sequence MSDPVSPSIAPLVVQGVTKRFHQGTATVEALHGVSLRVAPGEFVAVMGASGSGKSTLLHVMAGLTRTDAGTVAVEGQSLSELADGTLTDFRRRRIGLVFQQFNLIPALTALENVMLPLMAEGSRGSQEMRDRATKLLERLGLGQRIGHRPDAMSGGEQQRVAIARALVTDPAIVLADEPTGSLDSINGKAICTLLKELNDRDGRAIVVVTHEPAVAIWARRIVVMKDGAVCADFSAAEFPDAHALAGRYQDIVAETAAEVAR, from the coding sequence ATGTCCGATCCCGTCTCTCCATCGATTGCACCGCTGGTTGTCCAGGGAGTGACGAAGCGCTTCCATCAGGGGACCGCGACGGTCGAGGCTCTGCATGGCGTCTCGCTCCGAGTCGCGCCGGGCGAGTTTGTCGCCGTCATGGGGGCGAGCGGCTCGGGAAAGAGCACGCTGCTGCACGTCATGGCGGGACTGACCCGGACCGATGCCGGGACGGTCGCGGTGGAAGGGCAGTCCCTTTCGGAACTCGCCGACGGGACGCTGACCGATTTCCGGCGGCGGCGGATCGGGCTCGTGTTCCAGCAGTTCAATCTCATCCCGGCCCTGACGGCCCTCGAGAACGTCATGCTGCCGCTGATGGCGGAGGGCTCCCGCGGCTCGCAGGAGATGCGGGACCGTGCGACGAAGCTCCTCGAGCGGCTCGGACTCGGGCAGCGGATCGGCCATCGTCCCGACGCGATGAGCGGTGGGGAGCAGCAGCGGGTTGCCATCGCCCGGGCGCTCGTGACCGACCCGGCGATCGTCCTGGCGGACGAGCCGACCGGGAGTCTCGACTCCATCAACGGTAAGGCGATCTGCACGCTGCTGAAGGAACTGAATGACCGGGACGGCCGGGCGATCGTCGTCGTCACGCATGAACCGGCGGTCGCAATCTGGGCCCGGCGGATCGTCGTCATGAAGGACGGGGCGGTCTGTGCCGATTTCTCCGCGGCCGAGTTCCCGGATGCGCACGCCCTCGCCGGCCGCTACCAGGACATCGTGGCCGAAACCGCCGCGGAGGTGGCCCGATGA